In the Loxodonta africana isolate mLoxAfr1 chromosome 1, mLoxAfr1.hap2, whole genome shotgun sequence genome, one interval contains:
- the TBC1D7 gene encoding TBC1 domain family member 7 isoform X3: MEGASRILFIRGGIWIAISAICPFAFYGLHEGILPPHHESHAQVMTYRKEQYSDILHALQVIRFISDATPQVEVYLRMYQLESGKLPRSSSFPLEPEDEVFLAIAKATEEMVEDSIDCYWIIRCFVNQLKNKYRDSLPQLPKAFEQYLNLEDSRLLNHLKTCSATSRLPYDLWFKRCFAGCLPESSLQRVWDKVVSGSCKILVFVAVEILLTFKIKVMALNSAEKITKFLENIPQDSSDAIVSKAIDLWHKHCGTPVHSA; the protein is encoded by the exons ATGGAAGGTGCTTCTAG GATTCTTTTTATTAGAGGAGGAATTTGGATTGCTATCTCAGCAATATGCCCTTTTGCTTTTTATGGTCTCCATGAAGGGATCCTACCTCCACACCACGAGTCCCACGCCCAGGTGATGACATATCGCAAGGAACAGTACTCTGATATCCTTCATGCCCTGCAAGTCATTCGCTTCATCAGTGATGCCACCCCTCAGGTTGAAGTCTATCTCCGTATGTATCAGTTGGAGTCTGGGAAGTTGCCGCGAagttcctcttttccgctg GAGCCGGAAGATGAAGTATTTCTTGCCATTGCTAAAGCCACAGAAGAGATGGTGGAAGATAGCATCGACTGTTACTGGATCATCCGATGCTTTGTGAACCAATTAAAGAACAAGTACCGGGATTCTCTACCCCAGCTG CCAAAGGCTTTTGAACAGTACTTGAACCTGGAAGACAGCAGATTGCTAAATCATCTGAAGACGTGTTCTGCAACGTCTAGACTTCCCTATGATCTCTGGTTCAAGAGGTGCTTTGCAGGCTGCTTGCCTGAATCCAGTCTACAGAG AGTTTGGGATAAAGTTGTAAGCGGATCCTGTAAGATCCTAGTTTTTGTAGCTGTGGAAATTTTATTAAcctttaaaataaaagtaatggCACTCAACAGTGCTGAGAAGATCACAAAGTTTCTGGAAAAT ATTCCCCAGGACAGCTCGGATGCGATTGTGAGCAAGGCCATCGACTTATGGCACAAACACTGTGGGACCCCGGTACATTCAGCCTGA